In Diadema setosum chromosome 19, eeDiaSeto1, whole genome shotgun sequence, a genomic segment contains:
- the LOC140242725 gene encoding glutathione S-transferase alpha-4-like, with the protein MAGQKPRLTYFDGRGYAEITRLVLSAANIEFDDVFLKSRQEFLQLIEDGKLMFKQVPLLEIDGKNLIGSTSIPQYVCRKAGFVAQTEDDQAMVDMLCIGARDILMGVSGFKFMPDEKQEEVLQHGVREVKSRHLPVFEKILAQSESGFLVGNSLTIADFMFFDGVSYINEIPSVKQELDDFPKCKAFIEHFSRQPGLSEYLSSPRRHPPPNDQYVKEVRLVLDK; encoded by the exons ATGGCTGGCCAAAAACCTCGGCTAACGTACTTTGATGGTCGTGGTTACGCAGAGATCACAAGACTTGTTTTATCTGCTGCTAATATTGAG TTTGACGACGTGTTTCTCAAATCAAGACAAGAGTTTCTGCAGCTGATTGAAG ATGGGAAGCTGATGTTCAAACAAGTTCCTCTCCTGGAGATTGACGGAAAGAACCTGATCGGGAGTACAAGCATTCCACAATATGTCTGCAGAAAGGCGGGCTTCGTTGCACAGACTGAAGATGACCAAGCTat GGTTGATATGTTATGTATTGGTGCAAGGGATATTTTGATGGGCGTGTCCGGATTCAAGTTCATGCCAGACGAGAAACAGGAGGAGGTATTGCAACATGGCGTCAGGGAAGTCAAGTCCCGTCATTTGCCAGTTTTTGAAAAG ATACTGGCACAGAGCGAGTCTGGTTTCCTAGTGGGGAACTCTCTGACCATTGCAGATTTCATGTTCTTTGATGGAGTAAGCTACATTAATGAAATTCCAAGCGTCAAACAAGAACTGGACGACTTCCCAAAGTGCAAG GCTTTCATTGAGCACTTCTCAAGACAACCCGGTCTCTCGGAATACCTGTCCAGCCCGAGGCGGCACCCTCCGCCGAACGACCAGTATGTGAAGGAGGTGCGGCTCGTTCTCGACAAATAG